A DNA window from Coffea arabica cultivar ET-39 chromosome 6c, Coffea Arabica ET-39 HiFi, whole genome shotgun sequence contains the following coding sequences:
- the LOC140008114 gene encoding gamma-tocopherol methyltransferase, chloroplastic-like, which translates to MDTKGKTESEKMNMAIATAYDVHSKILEEIAGDHFHIGFHDSSTIVPGSDVHSAQTRTIEAALRFASASEDPSKKPRSILMLDAALVAAPGT; encoded by the exons ATGGATACAAAGGGAAAGACGGAGAGTGAGAAGATGAATATGGCAATCGCGACGGCATATGATGTCCATTCCAAAATACTGGAGGAAATAGCTGGGGATCACTTTCACATTGGCTTCCATGACTCTAGCACCATTGTCCCAGGTTCTGATGTCCATTCTGCTCAGACTCGTACAATTGAGGCGGCCCTTCGTTTTGCCTCTGCATCAG AGGATCCATCTAAGAAACCAAGAAGCATCTTGATGTTGGATGCGGCATTGGTGGCAGCACCAGGTACCTAG